In Nitrospira sp., a single genomic region encodes these proteins:
- a CDS encoding mechanosensitive ion channel family protein: MTVRAARFACVALLACPTLATPATSNVSHPSAAFDLDATPAQTVSTVSMDGEVLFRVHGVTAYPADRRAHNIMARMHAIAADPLIQPHAIHIEETEDRSTILAGDRFVMSVFDGDAKLEGVARQILAENIRARVADAVVAYRHERSSRVLLIDTAYAGVATIILVGVVLALRRGFRWFDAAAERRFRARIEGLEAQSFQLVQARRVRTLLHRAVDAVRIGTLVVLGYVYLNLVLGLYPWTRPLALRLFAILLEPLRTMGAAFVDTLPNLIFLAILIAVFRYGLKVVRLFFTGVDHGTVTLSGFEREWAMPTYRIVRLLMIIFVLVVAYPYIPGSQSEAFKGISIFLGVIVSLGSSSFIANMIAGYTMTYRRAYRLGDKIKVGDIEGEVVEMRLMVTHLRTPKNEEIVVPNSLILNSHVINYNTLAKSHGLILHTTVGIGYEVPWRQVEAILRMAAERTPGLLKAPPPFVLQKALGDFAVTYELNVYCDNPQARGLVYTTLHQNILDLFNEHGIQLMTPAYDGDPDSPKVVPKDRWFDPPAKAPAQPGSREETPRVSHPA, encoded by the coding sequence ATGACTGTGAGAGCTGCGCGCTTCGCCTGCGTCGCCCTGCTCGCCTGTCCAACTTTGGCGACGCCGGCCACATCCAACGTTTCCCATCCTTCCGCCGCATTCGATCTCGATGCCACCCCGGCGCAGACGGTCTCGACAGTCTCAATGGACGGGGAAGTCCTGTTCCGCGTCCACGGGGTGACCGCGTACCCGGCCGATCGCCGCGCCCACAACATCATGGCCCGCATGCATGCGATCGCGGCGGATCCTTTGATTCAGCCCCATGCGATCCACATCGAAGAGACGGAAGACCGCTCGACGATTCTTGCCGGAGACCGCTTCGTGATGAGTGTCTTCGACGGCGATGCGAAGCTCGAAGGCGTCGCACGGCAGATCCTTGCGGAGAATATTCGCGCCCGAGTCGCCGACGCCGTCGTCGCGTATCGGCATGAACGGAGCTCTCGGGTCCTACTGATCGACACCGCGTACGCCGGGGTGGCGACGATCATCCTCGTCGGCGTCGTGCTGGCCCTCCGCCGGGGATTCCGATGGTTCGACGCGGCGGCAGAACGCCGCTTCCGGGCTCGGATCGAAGGGCTGGAGGCCCAATCGTTCCAGCTCGTGCAGGCCAGGCGCGTGCGCACCCTCCTGCACAGGGCGGTCGATGCGGTCCGCATCGGAACGTTAGTCGTCCTCGGCTATGTGTATTTGAACCTTGTCCTCGGGTTATATCCCTGGACGAGGCCCCTGGCGCTGCGGCTCTTTGCCATCTTGCTGGAACCGCTCCGGACCATGGGGGCGGCCTTCGTCGACACGTTGCCGAACCTGATCTTCCTCGCCATTTTGATCGCCGTATTCCGCTACGGACTCAAGGTGGTGAGGCTGTTCTTCACCGGCGTCGACCACGGCACCGTGACTCTTTCGGGGTTCGAGCGCGAATGGGCCATGCCGACCTATCGAATCGTCCGGCTGCTGATGATCATCTTTGTCCTTGTGGTTGCCTATCCCTACATTCCCGGGTCACAGTCCGAAGCCTTCAAAGGCATCTCGATCTTTCTGGGCGTCATCGTGTCGCTCGGCTCTTCATCGTTCATCGCCAACATGATCGCCGGCTATACGATGACCTACCGGCGGGCGTACCGGCTCGGGGACAAGATCAAAGTCGGAGATATTGAGGGAGAGGTGGTGGAGATGCGGCTGATGGTCACGCATTTGCGGACGCCCAAGAACGAAGAAATCGTCGTGCCGAACTCCTTGATCCTGAACAGTCATGTGATCAACTACAACACCCTCGCCAAGTCGCACGGACTGATCCTGCACACGACCGTGGGCATCGGGTACGAAGTCCCCTGGCGACAGGTCGAAGCGATCCTGCGCATGGCGGCGGAGCGCACCCCAGGCCTGCTCAAAGCCCCGCCACCCTTCGTACTCCAAAAAGCGCTGGGCGATTTCGCCGTGACCTACGAACTGAACGTCTACTGCGACAACCCGCAGGCGAGGGGGTTGGTGTACACGACGTTGCACCAGAATATTCTGGACCTCTTCAACGAACACGGCATCCAGCTCATGACTCCCGCCTACGACGGCGATCCGGATTCTCCGAAAGTCGTGCCGAAAGACCGATGGTTCGACCCGCCGGCGAAGGCTCCGGCGCAGCCGGGATCGAGGGAAGAAACCCCTCGCGTCTCTCATCCAGCCTGA
- a CDS encoding transposase, translating to MPRRPRLAAGDLAYHVLNRRVGRLSLFQKPADYAAFEKILADAHAATRLRISAYCLMPNHWHLLVWPRRDGELSEVLRWITVTHTQRWHAHHKTAGTGPVYQGRFKSFPVQTDEHFLTVARYVERNALRAKLVDRAQEWQWGSLWRRAQSDRTLSAWLSDWPIDVPRDWIARVNRAQGVAELDAIRTSVQRGRPFGDESWVRRMAKRFGMESTLRPRGRPKGT from the coding sequence ATGCCGCGCCGCCCTCGTCTTGCTGCTGGTGATCTTGCCTATCATGTGTTGAATCGCCGTGTCGGACGCTTGTCGTTGTTCCAGAAGCCCGCCGACTATGCTGCGTTCGAGAAGATTTTGGCCGACGCCCATGCGGCCACTCGCCTGCGCATTTCAGCCTATTGCCTGATGCCGAATCATTGGCATCTGCTGGTGTGGCCCCGACGAGATGGAGAGCTCTCCGAAGTCCTTCGGTGGATCACCGTGACACACACCCAACGCTGGCATGCCCATCACAAGACGGCTGGAACAGGGCCGGTCTATCAAGGCCGCTTTAAGTCGTTTCCGGTGCAAACGGACGAGCACTTTCTCACAGTCGCCCGTTATGTGGAGCGCAATGCGCTCCGTGCCAAGTTGGTAGACCGAGCTCAAGAGTGGCAGTGGGGGAGTCTCTGGCGTCGCGCACAAAGCGATCGAACACTCAGTGCGTGGCTGAGCGACTGGCCGATTGATGTCCCGCGCGATTGGATCGCACGGGTGAATCGCGCGCAAGGCGTCGCGGAGTTGGACGCGATTCGGACGAGTGTGCAACGCGGACGGCCGTTTGGCGACGAGAGTTGGGTGCGACGGATGGCGAAGCGCTTCGGGATGGAATCCACGCTGCGCCCACGGGGCCGACCGAAGGGTACGTGA
- a CDS encoding IPT/TIG domain-containing protein yields MTRRYASSGLLIGLLAVLAASPVVRAQTGTDFFLHGTGPDNNPPTLFLNTNAPAAATAKFRDSAGVNFNGGNLWKDIGTWPAASSLTTGTLTALSDLHVWLGLKNSDDQGTQFDLRAEVLKNGAVIATGLTRCITGIVRNANQAKEATVAFGSVPSTPFDGTTDQLAIKISTRIGTNPNDTKCPGHNNAVGLRLYFDAVSRQARFDATLVTQQTPTITNFTPTEGPAGTSVTITGTNFDSVPANNTVQFNGVTAVVTSAAATTIVATVPPGATTGPITVTTAAGTATSATNFTVLAAPAITGFSPATGRAGVTVTVTGTNFVNVQSVTFNGTAATNVTIQNTTTLTAVVPSTATTGPLAVATTGGAATSTGHFVVIPTQDMQLSVLPATITIPSSGEASFAVALTGSGGFTNAATLAATGLPGGMTASFRNATLTAGQSTRLTVTTNGAIPAGPISLTVTATGLVNGVSTTRSVPVTAQVLASGVTMLVGLVLDEDDQPVNGALVTLGEMQVSTDDGGNFAMQNPPVGAEQLLLIDGGPASTPQHSLPVIPYKVTIVAGQANALSFVPHLHFQKTTGLVDISNSSVERLVTDPELPGFQMTIPAGAVITGWDNQPNTRISVRQVPLDRTPIPPLPGDRVGVSSYMDYFDKPGGGTPSEPIPITFPNDLGAPPGTQVELWYYDEAPDGSRPNQMAQYGTGTVSANGSQIVPDIDPATGKPFGQPRFCCGSVMPAWLRELLDFVSGLVGGPAVAAGGEGEAGGDPVDLGTGIFVLKKTDLVLPGRLPVTITRTYRTLGTNLGPFGLGTSHTYDVILRQDGDLRRLLLPGGARVAFPKQPDGTFRNLTDPAYRGAVLTEGGGGHSLRFKDGTVWTFGSPSLNVSFLIAQADRNGNQLAFTRTGSTGTLTTITDAVGRQVQFTYINDRVTEILDPLGRRVTYAYDNSGRLATVMDPEGGVTRYTYDAQGRMLTLTDARGFTFLTNEYDGAGRVSRQTQADGGLWQFAYQTSSGVITQTTVTDPRGHVTTSRFNGQGYTLDRTDGQGQTTRSLRDVATNQVLATTDALDRTTQFEYDAAGNVTKVIDPALHETRFT; encoded by the coding sequence GTGACGAGGCGGTACGCATCGAGCGGCCTCCTGATCGGCCTGCTGGCCGTACTCGCGGCCAGCCCCGTGGTCCGGGCACAAACCGGCACCGACTTCTTTCTGCATGGCACCGGACCCGATAACAACCCGCCGACCCTATTTCTGAATACGAACGCGCCGGCGGCCGCCACCGCGAAGTTCCGCGATTCAGCCGGGGTGAACTTCAACGGCGGCAACCTGTGGAAGGATATCGGGACCTGGCCGGCAGCGTCATCCCTGACGACCGGTACGCTTACCGCCCTGAGTGATCTCCATGTCTGGCTGGGTTTGAAGAACAGCGACGATCAAGGCACGCAATTCGATCTCCGGGCTGAGGTGCTCAAGAACGGCGCCGTGATCGCGACGGGCCTCACCCGCTGCATCACCGGGATTGTGCGCAATGCCAACCAAGCCAAGGAAGCCACCGTCGCCTTCGGCTCCGTGCCCTCCACCCCGTTCGACGGCACGACGGATCAGCTCGCGATCAAGATCTCCACCCGCATCGGAACGAACCCCAACGACACCAAGTGCCCCGGCCACAACAACGCCGTCGGCCTGCGGCTGTACTTCGATGCTGTGAGCCGCCAGGCTCGGTTCGATGCCACGCTCGTGACGCAACAAACGCCGACTATCACGAACTTTACGCCCACGGAAGGCCCTGCCGGGACCTCTGTCACGATCACGGGAACCAATTTCGATTCGGTGCCAGCCAATAATACGGTTCAATTCAATGGTGTTACCGCCGTCGTAACCTCCGCAGCGGCGACAACCATTGTCGCTACGGTTCCCCCTGGTGCCACGACCGGCCCCATCACTGTCACGACGGCAGCCGGCACAGCCACCAGCGCCACGAACTTCACCGTGCTCGCGGCACCGGCCATCACCGGGTTTTCGCCAGCGACGGGCCGCGCAGGCGTCACGGTGACCGTCACCGGCACGAACTTCGTGAACGTTCAATCCGTCACCTTCAACGGCACCGCCGCGACGAACGTCACAATCCAGAACACCACGACGCTGACCGCAGTCGTGCCGTCCACCGCGACGACCGGCCCGCTGGCGGTCGCCACGACCGGCGGGGCTGCGACCTCGACCGGCCATTTCGTCGTGATCCCGACGCAAGACATGCAGCTGAGCGTCCTCCCTGCCACAATCACGATCCCATCATCCGGCGAGGCCTCCTTCGCCGTCGCGCTTACCGGCAGCGGCGGATTCACCAACGCGGCGACCCTGGCCGCGACGGGTCTGCCCGGCGGGATGACGGCGTCGTTCCGCAACGCCACACTGACGGCGGGACAGAGTACGAGACTGACCGTCACGACAAACGGCGCCATTCCTGCCGGCCCGATATCGCTGACCGTGACGGCGACAGGACTGGTGAACGGTGTGTCGACGACACGCTCGGTGCCGGTTACCGCCCAGGTGCTGGCCTCGGGCGTGACCATGCTCGTGGGATTGGTGCTGGATGAAGACGATCAGCCGGTCAACGGCGCGCTCGTCACGCTGGGCGAGATGCAGGTCAGCACCGATGACGGCGGCAACTTTGCGATGCAGAACCCGCCGGTCGGCGCAGAGCAACTGCTGCTCATCGACGGCGGGCCGGCCTCCACGCCGCAGCACAGTCTGCCGGTGATTCCCTACAAAGTGACAATCGTTGCGGGGCAGGCCAACGCACTGAGTTTCGTGCCGCATCTGCATTTCCAAAAGACCACCGGCCTGGTGGATATTTCCAATAGCAGCGTCGAACGGCTTGTGACCGATCCCGAACTGCCCGGTTTCCAAATGACGATCCCCGCCGGCGCCGTCATCACCGGATGGGACAACCAGCCGAATACGCGGATCTCCGTCCGGCAGGTGCCGTTGGATCGCACCCCCATCCCGCCGCTGCCCGGAGACCGTGTCGGAGTCAGCAGCTATATGGACTACTTCGACAAACCGGGGGGCGGCACCCCGTCCGAGCCAATCCCGATCACCTTTCCCAACGATCTCGGGGCGCCGCCCGGCACACAGGTGGAGCTGTGGTATTACGATGAGGCGCCGGACGGCTCGCGGCCCAACCAGATGGCGCAGTACGGCACCGGCACCGTGTCCGCCAACGGCAGCCAGATCGTACCGGACATCGATCCCGCCACCGGGAAGCCCTTCGGCCAGCCGCGATTCTGTTGCGGGTCCGTGATGCCCGCGTGGTTGCGGGAGCTGTTGGATTTCGTGTCAGGGCTCGTCGGCGGCCCGGCAGTGGCGGCGGGAGGTGAAGGAGAAGCAGGGGGCGATCCCGTCGACCTCGGCACAGGAATCTTCGTGCTCAAGAAGACGGACCTGGTGCTACCGGGGCGGTTGCCGGTGACGATCACGCGCACCTACCGGACATTGGGGACGAATCTGGGTCCATTCGGCCTCGGCACCAGCCATACCTACGACGTCATCCTGCGGCAGGACGGAGACCTGCGGCGGCTGCTGTTGCCCGGCGGCGCCCGGGTGGCCTTTCCCAAGCAACCCGACGGGACGTTCCGCAATCTGACGGATCCGGCCTACCGCGGCGCAGTCCTCACGGAAGGCGGCGGCGGGCACAGTCTCCGGTTCAAGGATGGAACTGTCTGGACCTTCGGCTCGCCCTCTCTCAACGTGTCGTTCCTCATCGCCCAAGCCGACCGCAACGGCAACCAGCTCGCCTTCACTCGCACGGGCTCCACCGGTACGCTCACCACGATTACCGACGCAGTGGGCCGGCAGGTGCAATTCACCTATATCAACGATCGCGTCACGGAGATCCTCGATCCCCTCGGGCGCCGCGTGACCTATGCCTATGACAACAGCGGCCGCCTCGCCACGGTCATGGATCCCGAAGGCGGCGTCACCCGCTACACCTACGACGCGCAGGGACGCATGCTCACGCTGACCGATGCGCGGGGCTTCACGTTTCTGACGAACGAGTACGACGGCGCGGGCCGGGTGAGCCGACAGACCCAGGCGGACGGCGGCCTCTGGCAATTCGCCTACCAGACGAGCAGCGGAGTCATCACGCAGACCACCGTCACGGATCCTCGGGGACATGTCACGACCAGCCGGTTTAACGGCCAGGGCTATACGCTGGACCGCACCGACGGCCAGGGGCAGACGACCCGGTCGCTCCGTGACGTGGCCACCAACCAGGTCCTCGCTACGACCGATGCCTTGGACCGCACGACCCAATTCGAGTACGATGCGGCGGGGAACGTGACGAAGGTTATCGATCCGGCGCTGCACGAAACCCGCTTCACGTAG
- a CDS encoding FKBP-type peptidyl-prolyl cis-trans isomerase, with protein sequence MRPVTIVIVLLSLMLSAMPAGAADPSTDDQKTFYALGLLISQSLTPFALTESELDFVRAGMTDGVLKKTPKVDLQAFGPKVNQVQQTRAAAVADTEKKAGAAFLAKAAAESGAKKTDSGAIVTTIKEGKGATPTATDTVKVHYHGTLIDGTVFDSSVKRGEPATFPLNQVIKCWTEGVQLIKVGGKSKLVCPSAIAYGDRGSPPTIKPGATLIFEVELLEIVKK encoded by the coding sequence ATGCGCCCAGTGACGATCGTGATTGTGCTGCTGAGCCTGATGCTGTCGGCCATGCCGGCCGGCGCCGCGGATCCCTCCACCGATGATCAGAAAACTTTCTATGCCTTGGGACTCTTGATCAGCCAGTCGCTGACCCCGTTCGCGCTCACGGAATCCGAACTCGACTTCGTGCGAGCCGGCATGACCGACGGCGTCCTCAAGAAGACCCCGAAGGTCGACCTGCAAGCGTTCGGACCCAAGGTCAACCAAGTGCAGCAGACCCGCGCCGCCGCCGTCGCCGACACCGAAAAGAAGGCTGGAGCGGCCTTCCTGGCGAAAGCGGCGGCCGAATCCGGAGCCAAGAAGACCGACTCCGGAGCCATCGTGACGACCATCAAGGAAGGCAAGGGCGCGACGCCCACGGCCACCGACACGGTCAAAGTCCACTATCACGGGACGCTGATCGACGGCACCGTCTTCGACAGCTCCGTCAAGCGCGGCGAACCGGCGACGTTTCCTCTGAACCAGGTGATCAAGTGCTGGACGGAAGGCGTGCAACTGATCAAGGTGGGCGGCAAGAGTAAGCTGGTCTGTCCCTCGGCCATCGCCTACGGCGACCGAGGCTCACCCCCGACCATCAAGCCGGGCGCGACGCTCATCTTCGAGGTGGAGCTGCTGGAGATCGTCAAGAAGTAG
- a CDS encoding sodium:solute symporter family protein: MILTFVILYLAVSVGVGLYAARRVHDAKDFAVAGRSLPLPIAAATVFATWFGAEALMGMSATFVKEGLRGVVADPFGSTLCLVLAGLFFAPRFYRLNLLTVGDYYRLRYDRRVEVLCTLCIVASYIGWVAAQFKVLGLVLNVVTEGAVSQQAGMVIGAMIVLTYTTFGGMFSVAILDFVQLSVIIGGLLYIVSVVSGLAGGAGAVISHAAQAGKLEFFPPASLDAWIPFVGAGVTMMLGSIPQQDVFQRITSAKDERTAVRGSLAGAALYFSFCFVPMFLAYAALLVDPDKFGTLLRQDSQLVLPTLIVEHTPALAQILFFGAVLSAVMSCASATLLAPSVALSENVIKGLMPALDERGFLRMMRIVLVGFAAVVLAIAFRSDASIYQLVVNTYKVTLVAAFVPLAAGLYWRDATVTGALWAIGLGLLTWIAGEVLSPEQPVWPPQLLGLLMAGVGMLVGSKAHLLSGRSNAAREVPSD, encoded by the coding sequence ATGATTCTTACCTTCGTTATTCTCTATCTGGCGGTCTCGGTCGGGGTCGGGCTCTATGCCGCCAGGCGCGTGCACGACGCCAAGGACTTCGCGGTCGCCGGTCGTTCGCTACCTCTTCCGATCGCGGCCGCGACCGTCTTTGCGACCTGGTTCGGCGCCGAGGCCCTCATGGGCATGTCGGCAACCTTCGTCAAAGAAGGGCTGCGCGGCGTCGTGGCCGATCCGTTCGGCTCGACACTCTGTCTGGTGCTTGCCGGGCTGTTTTTCGCGCCGCGCTTCTACCGGCTGAATCTGCTCACCGTCGGGGATTATTACCGGTTGCGCTACGACCGCCGGGTGGAAGTCCTCTGCACGCTCTGCATTGTGGCGTCGTACATCGGATGGGTGGCCGCGCAGTTCAAAGTGCTGGGGCTCGTTCTGAACGTGGTCACCGAAGGCGCGGTGAGCCAACAGGCGGGGATGGTCATCGGCGCGATGATCGTGCTGACCTATACTACCTTCGGCGGTATGTTCTCCGTGGCGATTCTCGACTTCGTGCAGCTCTCGGTGATCATCGGCGGACTGTTGTACATTGTATCGGTCGTCAGCGGCCTGGCCGGCGGGGCGGGCGCCGTCATCAGCCACGCGGCGCAGGCCGGCAAGCTGGAGTTCTTCCCTCCGGCGTCGCTCGACGCCTGGATCCCGTTCGTCGGCGCCGGCGTGACGATGATGTTGGGCTCTATCCCGCAGCAGGACGTGTTTCAGCGGATTACGTCGGCTAAGGACGAGCGGACGGCGGTCCGAGGGTCGTTGGCCGGCGCGGCGCTCTATTTCTCGTTCTGTTTCGTTCCGATGTTCTTGGCCTACGCGGCGCTGCTCGTGGATCCGGACAAGTTTGGGACGCTGCTCCGGCAGGATTCTCAATTGGTGCTGCCGACGCTGATCGTCGAACACACGCCGGCCCTGGCGCAGATTCTATTCTTCGGCGCCGTTCTGTCTGCCGTGATGAGCTGTGCGAGCGCCACGCTGCTCGCTCCCTCGGTCGCATTGAGTGAAAACGTCATCAAGGGGCTGATGCCGGCGTTGGATGAACGAGGCTTTCTCAGGATGATGCGGATTGTGTTGGTGGGATTCGCCGCCGTCGTGCTGGCGATCGCCTTCAGGTCGGACGCCAGCATCTATCAGTTGGTGGTCAACACCTACAAAGTCACGCTGGTGGCGGCGTTCGTTCCGCTGGCGGCAGGTCTCTATTGGCGCGACGCCACGGTCACGGGCGCTCTGTGGGCGATCGGCTTGGGTCTCTTGACCTGGATCGCGGGGGAAGTGCTCAGCCCCGAGCAGCCGGTCTGGCCGCCGCAGCTCCTGGGGCTGCTGATGGCCGGAGTCGGCATGCTCGTCGGCTCCAAGGCGCATCTGCTCTCCGGCCGGTCGAATGCGGCTCGCGAGGTCCCATCCGACTAA
- a CDS encoding PBP1A family penicillin-binding protein: protein MRAWMRTVGRSPWLIRGTVAAAGGALLLLLAVGAYGAYLATFLELPKREDHPPLRLYAAPFQLKSDLTIKESRLLERLQRLGYQAVTGEVATPGDYRLSAEALTIYLRAQPESLLKARLIHLTLDRGTIVEVLSMPDRTPVFPVYLEPELISGLRGGSRQVREWVPLADMPPFIVDAVLSVEDRRFFSHVGIDPVAIGRAVWRNLTSGLVVQGGSTITQQLAKNLFYSPQRTFVRKLKEALAAVVLEVKYRKQDILESYLNEIYLGQAGFVSIYGISEAAHRYFGKSLSQLTVAETALVAGLIKGPNTYAPTKHPEAAVERRDVVLRMLRERGRLTEAAWKTSVNEPLRVVPPDDVLADAPYFVDAALRHVEETVGTPLPEGLRIDSTLDPILQQVSTDAVEQGLKQLERTVPALAAAGQPVQASVIILEQTTGSILALVGGRDYRLSQFNRAVQARRQAGSLFKPFVYLAAFEASREGKGPNLTAASLLADEPVTFESETGAWSPRNYDRQFRGRVTVRSALEQSLNVPAVRVAQAVGTRAVTDLLKQLGVTSPLAEDLSIALGSSSVSLLEITGAYGSVANGGIRVRPTVVRSIADSEGAFLWTATPDRKQAVSAQAAYVVTSLLDGVIQRGTATKAKSLGFAGAMAGKTGTTDGYRDAWFVGYTADLTIGVWVGFDDEQPLRLTGSQAALPIWIDIARRVVPEGAPRFQIPTGIVTRRVDPRTGQLATSQCPEQVAEVFIDGTEPSVYCEVHGGGMWERLRRSFGLS, encoded by the coding sequence ATGCGTGCATGGATGCGGACAGTCGGGCGTTCCCCTTGGCTCATCCGAGGCACTGTGGCCGCGGCAGGCGGAGCCCTGCTCCTGCTGCTCGCGGTGGGCGCCTACGGAGCCTACCTCGCGACGTTCCTCGAATTGCCGAAACGCGAGGACCATCCGCCGTTGCGGCTCTATGCTGCGCCGTTCCAGTTGAAATCCGACCTGACGATCAAAGAGTCGCGGTTGCTCGAGCGGCTGCAGCGGCTCGGCTACCAGGCCGTGACCGGCGAAGTCGCGACTCCGGGAGACTATCGCCTGAGCGCCGAGGCGTTGACGATCTATCTGCGCGCGCAGCCCGAGAGTCTCCTGAAAGCCCGCCTGATCCACCTGACGTTGGATCGGGGAACGATCGTGGAAGTTCTGTCGATGCCGGATCGGACTCCCGTGTTCCCCGTCTATCTGGAGCCCGAGTTGATCAGCGGGTTGCGGGGCGGGTCCAGACAGGTGCGCGAATGGGTCCCTCTTGCGGATATGCCGCCGTTCATCGTGGACGCGGTGCTGTCCGTCGAGGATCGCCGCTTCTTCTCGCATGTCGGCATTGATCCGGTCGCGATCGGCCGGGCCGTCTGGCGGAACCTGACGAGCGGCCTGGTCGTGCAGGGCGGCAGCACCATCACCCAGCAGCTCGCGAAGAATCTCTTCTATTCGCCCCAGCGGACATTCGTCCGGAAGCTGAAAGAGGCGCTGGCCGCCGTCGTGCTGGAAGTGAAGTATCGCAAGCAAGACATTCTGGAGAGTTACCTCAACGAAATTTACCTGGGCCAGGCGGGCTTCGTCTCGATCTACGGGATCAGCGAGGCGGCGCATCGCTATTTCGGGAAATCGCTGTCGCAACTCACCGTCGCGGAGACGGCGCTGGTCGCCGGTTTGATCAAGGGCCCCAACACCTATGCGCCGACGAAGCATCCGGAGGCGGCCGTCGAACGCCGGGACGTGGTGCTTCGCATGCTGCGGGAACGGGGGCGGCTCACGGAAGCAGCATGGAAGACGTCCGTGAACGAGCCGCTTCGTGTCGTGCCGCCCGACGATGTGTTGGCGGACGCGCCCTACTTCGTGGATGCCGCGTTGCGGCACGTGGAAGAGACGGTCGGGACGCCGCTGCCGGAAGGACTGCGGATCGACAGCACGCTCGATCCGATTCTCCAGCAGGTCTCGACCGACGCGGTGGAACAGGGGTTGAAGCAGCTGGAGCGGACCGTGCCGGCGCTTGCCGCAGCGGGCCAGCCGGTTCAAGCCTCGGTCATCATCCTGGAGCAGACGACCGGTTCCATCCTGGCCCTCGTGGGAGGACGGGATTATCGGCTCAGCCAGTTCAACCGGGCCGTCCAGGCCCGCCGGCAAGCCGGGTCACTCTTCAAGCCGTTCGTCTATCTGGCCGCCTTCGAAGCGTCTCGGGAAGGGAAAGGGCCGAACCTGACGGCTGCCAGTCTACTGGCGGATGAACCGGTCACGTTCGAGTCCGAGACCGGAGCCTGGTCGCCCAGGAACTATGACCGCCAGTTCCGCGGCCGCGTGACCGTGCGCAGCGCCTTGGAGCAGTCGCTCAACGTGCCTGCGGTCCGGGTTGCTCAAGCGGTGGGCACCCGAGCTGTGACGGATCTGCTCAAGCAGCTTGGGGTAACGAGCCCCTTGGCCGAGGACCTCTCGATCGCGCTGGGGAGTTCGTCCGTCTCGCTGCTGGAGATCACCGGTGCGTACGGCTCGGTTGCGAACGGGGGGATTCGGGTTCGTCCGACCGTGGTCCGGTCGATCGCCGATAGCGAGGGCGCGTTTCTCTGGACCGCCACGCCCGATCGCAAGCAGGCCGTATCGGCCCAGGCGGCCTACGTGGTGACGTCGCTCCTGGACGGCGTCATTCAGCGGGGTACCGCGACCAAAGCCAAATCGCTCGGTTTCGCCGGTGCGATGGCAGGGAAAACGGGAACGACCGATGGCTATCGTGATGCTTGGTTCGTCGGCTATACGGCCGACCTCACGATCGGCGTGTGGGTGGGATTCGACGATGAGCAGCCGCTTCGTCTCACCGGGAGCCAGGCGGCGCTTCCGATCTGGATAGACATCGCGAGGCGCGTCGTGCCGGAAGGCGCCCCGCGGTTTCAGATTCCAACGGGCATCGTGACGCGCCGCGTCGATCCGAGGACCGGGCAGCTCGCAACCTCTCAATGTCCGGAGCAGGTGGCGGAGGTCTTTATCGACGGCACTGAGCCGAGCGTCTATTGCGAGGTTCATGGCGGAGGGATGTGGGAGCGATTGCGGCGCTCGTTCGGCCTCTCGTAG
- a CDS encoding polymer-forming cytoskeletal protein — translation MKKNGFSGDDNITLLARGVQLRGEIRVEGTVRIDGRLEGDIHTSGQVIIGEEGLVQGTIDAGVVVSSGRIKAVVTASERVQLLKTAVLIGEIHAPVLMMEEGAKLQGAADMGVTSWPDEVPKLPGTVHEISTHRTKHVVVLDKESNA, via the coding sequence ATGAAGAAAAATGGATTCTCCGGCGACGACAACATCACCCTCCTGGCAAGGGGGGTCCAGTTGAGAGGCGAGATTCGCGTCGAGGGCACGGTCCGGATCGACGGGCGCCTCGAAGGAGACATTCACACCAGCGGGCAGGTGATCATCGGCGAGGAGGGACTCGTGCAAGGGACCATCGATGCGGGCGTGGTGGTCAGCAGTGGTCGCATCAAGGCCGTCGTCACGGCCAGCGAACGGGTGCAGCTGCTCAAGACCGCCGTCTTGATCGGCGAAATCCATGCTCCGGTCTTGATGATGGAGGAAGGCGCGAAACTGCAAGGCGCCGCAGACATGGGAGTCACGTCGTGGCCGGACGAAGTGCCCAAGCTCCCCGGTACCGTACACGAGATCTCCACCCATCGAACCAAACACGTCGTCGTCCTTGACAAGGAGTCGAACGCCTAG